Proteins from one Mesoplodon densirostris isolate mMesDen1 chromosome 1, mMesDen1 primary haplotype, whole genome shotgun sequence genomic window:
- the LOC132486553 gene encoding HMG box transcription factor BBX-like isoform X2 produces the protein MKGSHRNKDYSAEGEGAGKRPKRKCLQWHPLLAKKLLDFSEEEEEEDEEEDIDKVQLLGAAGLEQDGETEDDESPEQRARRPMNAFLLFCKRHRSLVRQEHRNRLDNRGATKILADWWAVLDPKEKQKYTDMAKEYKHAFMKANPGYKWCATTNKPVKSPTSTVNPREKLWAFPSDSSRALPSPKKTKPEEMPQLNFGLADPTQMGGLSMLLLAGEHVLGTPEISSGTCRPDVSESSELRQKSPLFQFAEISSGTSHPDVPSKQCQASALFQFAEICSKTSQLGGAEPVKRCGESALFQLAEMCLASEGVKMEESKLIKAKESDGGRIQELEKGKEEREMKMEKIDEARFQKEAEFEKSAKENVRDSKELRNFEELRMDDIMGIKMEAPKAIKKEELEEDQKCSHFPDFSYSGSSKIIISDVPSRKDHMCHPHGIRIIEIPTALSKPEKLKKEKKKTKMDRQGNDKSTPKKTCKKRQSSESDIESVMYTIEAVAKGDWGIEKLGDSPRKQVHTSSSGKGSILDAKPPKKKVKSREKKMSKEKSSDTTQESRPQDFISISASKNISGEVPEGIKAEPLTPTEDALPPSLSGQSKPEDSECHRKIETCGSRKSERSCKGALYKTLVSEGMLTSLRANVGRGKRRSGKGKSSDHEECWHEESWTFHQSGTSGSKKFKKTKPKEDSLLGSAKLDEEFEKKFNSFPQYSPVTFDQKCVPVPRKKKKTGHMSSEPTQTSKGSGDKWSNRQLFLAAIHPTEAIFSEDRNTTEPAYKVTNAPSIPNTPEPTAAQEPLVGSQKRKARKTKITHLVRTADGRVSPAGGTLDDKPKEHLQRSLVKVTETGCNDECSHNREATETQSSTPEMPAVSAFFSLAVPAEVAAMENA, from the exons atgaaaggcagtcatagaaataaagattattccgcagaaggagaaggagctggaaaacgaccaaaacgaaagtgccttcagtggcatccattgctagcaaagaaacttcttgacttttcagaagaggaagaagaggaagacgaaGAGGAGGATATTGATAAGGTTCAACTTCTTGGGGCCGCTGGTCTAGagcaagatggtgaaactgaagatgatgaatcaccagaacagcgagcccggagaccaatgaatgcatttctcttattttgcaaacgtcatcgctctcttgtacgtcaggaacacaggaacaggcttgataaccgaggtgctaccaagatactagctgattggtgggctgttctcgatccaaaggaaaagcagaaatacacagacatggccaaggagtataaacatgcatttatgaaagcaaatcctggctacaaatggtgtgctaccacaaacaagcctgtgaaatccccaacatccactgtcaatccacgggagaaactatgggccttcccatctgactcttcaagagccttgccaagccccaagaaaacaaagcctgaagaaatgcctcagcttaactttgggctggctgatcctactcaaatgggaggcctgagcatgctgcttttagctggagaacatgttcttggtacaccagagatatcctctggcacttgcaggcctgatgtttcagaatcctctgaattgcgtcagaagtcaccattatttcagtttgccgagatatcttcaggtacctcccaccctgatgttccgtcaaaacaatgtcaagcatcagccttgtttcagtttgcagagatctgttcgaagacttcacagttgggcggtgctgaacctgtaaaacgctgtggagagtctgcactctttcaactggcagagatgtgcctggcatcagagggggtgaaaatggaagaatcaaagctaataaaagccaaagaatcagatggcggaagaattcaagaactggagaagggcaaggaagaaagagaaatgaaaatggagaaaatagatgaagccaggttccagaaagaagcagaatttgaaaaatcagctaaggaaaatgtaagagattctaaggaattaagaaattttgaggagctgcgaatggatgatataatgggtataaaaatggaagctcctaaagcaattaaaaaggaagaattagaggaagatcaaaaatgtagtcacttccctgatttttcttactctggcAGTAGCAAGATAATAATAAGCGATGTTCCCAGTAGGAAGGATCACATGTGCCATCCCCATGGCATTAGGATCATCGAGATTCCCACAGCGTTAAGCaaaccagaaaagctaaaaaaggaaaagaagaaaaccaaaatggatcGACAGGGAAATGATAAATCCACACCCAAGAAGACTTGCAAAAAGAGGCAGTCCTCGGAATCTGATATCGAGAGTGTCATGTACACCATTGAAGCTGTTGCAAAGGGAGACTGGGGCATCGAGAAGCTTGGAGATTCCCCTCGCAAGCAGGTCCATACATCCTCGAGTGGCAAGGGAAGCATTTTGGATGCCAAGccaccaaagaagaaagtgaaatcaagagagaagaaaatgtcaaaggagaaatcctcagacaccacccaagagtcaagacctcaagattttatcagtatttctgcCAGCAAGAACATTTCTGGTGAGGTCCCAGAGGGTATAAAAGCAGAACCCTTGACCCCTACGGAGGATGCATTACCACCTAGTCTATCGGGACAGTCTAAGCCTGAGGACAGTGagtgtcacagaaaaatagagacttgtggctcccggaaatctgagaggtcttgcaaaggtgctctttataaaaccctggtgtctgagggtatgctcacctctctgcgagctaatgttggcagagggaaacgaaggtcaggaaaaggaaagtcctctgatcatgaagagtgttggcatgaagaaagctggacatttcaccagagtgggaccagtggaagcaagaagttcaagaagacaaagccaaaggaagactctctccttggctcagcaaagctggatgaagaatttgaaaagaaattcaacagcttccctcagtatagtcctgttacatttgaccagaaatgtgtacctgtcccaagaaaaaagaagaagaccggacatatgtcctcagaaccgacccaaaccagcaaag gaagtggggataaatggtcaaacaggcaactcttcttggctgccattcaccctacagaagccatattttcagaagacagaaacaccacaGAGCCTGCTTATAAGGTTACAAATGCCCCATCCATTCCCAACACTCCAGAGCCAACAGCGGCACAAGAACCCTTGGTgggcagtcaaaagagaaaagcaaggaaaaccaagatcacacaccttGTCAGGACAGCAGATGGCCGGGTATCACCAGCAGGAGGTACTTTGGATGACAAACCAAAGGAACACCTGCAGAGAAGTCTTGTTAAGGTGACCGAGACAGGCTGCAATGACGAATGCTCACACAACCGAGAGGCCACGGAGACGCAGAGCAGCACCCCGGAGATGCCCGCCGTGTCTGCGTTCTTCAGCCTCGCTGTGCCGGCCGAAGTGGCTGCCATGGAAAATgcatag
- the LOC132486553 gene encoding HMG box transcription factor BBX-like isoform X1, with product MKGSHRNKDYSAEGEGAGKRPKRKCLQWHPLLAKKLLDFSEEEEEEDEEEDIDKVQLLGAAGLEQDGETEDDESPEQRARRPMNAFLLFCKRHRSLVRQEHRNRLDNRGATKILADWWAVLDPKEKQKYTDMAKEYKHAFMKANPGYKWCATTNKPVKSPTSTVNPREKLWAFPSDSSRALPSPKKTKPEEMPQLNFGLADPTQMGGLSMLLLAGEHVLGTPEISSGTCRPDVSESSELRQKSPLFQFAEISSGTSHPDVPSKQCQASALFQFAEICSKTSQLGGAEPVKRCGESALFQLAEMCLASEGVKMEESKLIKAKESDGGRIQELEKGKEEREMKMEKIDEARFQKEAEFEKSAKENVRDSKELRNFEELRMDDIMGIKMEAPKAIKKEELEEDQKCSHFPDFSYSGSSKIIISDVPSRKDHMCHPHGIRIIEIPTALSKPEKLKKEKKKTKMDRQGNDKSTPKKTCKKRQSSESDIESVMYTIEAVAKGDWGIEKLGDSPRKQVHTSSSGKGSILDAKPPKKKVKSREKKMSKEKSSDTTQESRPQDFISISASKNISGEVPEGIKAEPLTPTEDALPPSLSGQSKPEDSECHRKIETCGSRKSERSCKGALYKTLVSEGMLTSLRANVGRGKRRSGKGKSSDHEECWHEESWTFHQSGTSGSKKFKKTKPKEDSLLGSAKLDEEFEKKFNSFPQYSPVTFDQKCVPVPRKKKKTGHMSSEPTQTSKGPFQSQKKNLFHKIVSKYKHKKEKPNVPEKGSGDKWSNRQLFLAAIHPTEAIFSEDRNTTEPAYKVTNAPSIPNTPEPTAAQEPLVGSQKRKARKTKITHLVRTADGRVSPAGGTLDDKPKEHLQRSLVKVTETGCNDECSHNREATETQSSTPEMPAVSAFFSLAVPAEVAAMENA from the coding sequence atgaaaggcagtcatagaaataaagattattccgcagaaggagaaggagctggaaaacgaccaaaacgaaagtgccttcagtggcatccattgctagcaaagaaacttcttgacttttcagaagaggaagaagaggaagacgaaGAGGAGGATATTGATAAGGTTCAACTTCTTGGGGCCGCTGGTCTAGagcaagatggtgaaactgaagatgatgaatcaccagaacagcgagcccggagaccaatgaatgcatttctcttattttgcaaacgtcatcgctctcttgtacgtcaggaacacaggaacaggcttgataaccgaggtgctaccaagatactagctgattggtgggctgttctcgatccaaaggaaaagcagaaatacacagacatggccaaggagtataaacatgcatttatgaaagcaaatcctggctacaaatggtgtgctaccacaaacaagcctgtgaaatccccaacatccactgtcaatccacgggagaaactatgggccttcccatctgactcttcaagagccttgccaagccccaagaaaacaaagcctgaagaaatgcctcagcttaactttgggctggctgatcctactcaaatgggaggcctgagcatgctgcttttagctggagaacatgttcttggtacaccagagatatcctctggcacttgcaggcctgatgtttcagaatcctctgaattgcgtcagaagtcaccattatttcagtttgccgagatatcttcaggtacctcccaccctgatgttccgtcaaaacaatgtcaagcatcagccttgtttcagtttgcagagatctgttcgaagacttcacagttgggcggtgctgaacctgtaaaacgctgtggagagtctgcactctttcaactggcagagatgtgcctggcatcagagggggtgaaaatggaagaatcaaagctaataaaagccaaagaatcagatggcggaagaattcaagaactggagaagggcaaggaagaaagagaaatgaaaatggagaaaatagatgaagccaggttccagaaagaagcagaatttgaaaaatcagctaaggaaaatgtaagagattctaaggaattaagaaattttgaggagctgcgaatggatgatataatgggtataaaaatggaagctcctaaagcaattaaaaaggaagaattagaggaagatcaaaaatgtagtcacttccctgatttttcttactctggcAGTAGCAAGATAATAATAAGCGATGTTCCCAGTAGGAAGGATCACATGTGCCATCCCCATGGCATTAGGATCATCGAGATTCCCACAGCGTTAAGCaaaccagaaaagctaaaaaaggaaaagaagaaaaccaaaatggatcGACAGGGAAATGATAAATCCACACCCAAGAAGACTTGCAAAAAGAGGCAGTCCTCGGAATCTGATATCGAGAGTGTCATGTACACCATTGAAGCTGTTGCAAAGGGAGACTGGGGCATCGAGAAGCTTGGAGATTCCCCTCGCAAGCAGGTCCATACATCCTCGAGTGGCAAGGGAAGCATTTTGGATGCCAAGccaccaaagaagaaagtgaaatcaagagagaagaaaatgtcaaaggagaaatcctcagacaccacccaagagtcaagacctcaagattttatcagtatttctgcCAGCAAGAACATTTCTGGTGAGGTCCCAGAGGGTATAAAAGCAGAACCCTTGACCCCTACGGAGGATGCATTACCACCTAGTCTATCGGGACAGTCTAAGCCTGAGGACAGTGagtgtcacagaaaaatagagacttgtggctcccggaaatctgagaggtcttgcaaaggtgctctttataaaaccctggtgtctgagggtatgctcacctctctgcgagctaatgttggcagagggaaacgaaggtcaggaaaaggaaagtcctctgatcatgaagagtgttggcatgaagaaagctggacatttcaccagagtgggaccagtggaagcaagaagttcaagaagacaaagccaaaggaagactctctccttggctcagcaaagctggatgaagaatttgaaaagaaattcaacagcttccctcagtatagtcctgttacatttgaccagaaatgtgtacctgtcccaagaaaaaagaagaagaccggacatatgtcctcagaaccgacccaaaccagcaaaggtcctttccagtctcagaaaaagaacttattccacaaaattgtcagcaaatacaagcacaaaaaggagaagcctaatgttccggaaaaaggaagtggggataaatggtcaaacaggcaactcttcttggctgccattcaccctacagaagccatattttcagaagacagaaacaccacaGAGCCTGCTTATAAGGTTACAAATGCCCCATCCATTCCCAACACTCCAGAGCCAACAGCGGCACAAGAACCCTTGGTgggcagtcaaaagagaaaagcaaggaaaaccaagatcacacaccttGTCAGGACAGCAGATGGCCGGGTATCACCAGCAGGAGGTACTTTGGATGACAAACCAAAGGAACACCTGCAGAGAAGTCTTGTTAAGGTGACCGAGACAGGCTGCAATGACGAATGCTCACACAACCGAGAGGCCACGGAGACGCAGAGCAGCACCCCGGAGATGCCCGCCGTGTCTGCGTTCTTCAGCCTCGCTGTGCCGGCCGAAGTGGCTGCCATGGAAAATgcatag